The proteins below are encoded in one region of Apium graveolens cultivar Ventura chromosome 4, ASM990537v1, whole genome shotgun sequence:
- the LOC141718161 gene encoding sister chromatid cohesion protein PDS5 homolog C-like, with amino-acid sequence MATTLKEVNLQIQLEAAGKNLLGFSSVASTTPIELLRFLDRVEGLLSEVGQAPSRWIKDTLEPTMKALVSHQLLKHSDFYVRVAVASCMRRFQSDSIGTWPLSSEDARRYDKGLRILSNMTNVRAAVLLVDNLIPKMFRVFLNSIRY; translated from the exons ATGGCAACAACTTTGAAAGAGGTAAATCTTCAAATCCAGCTCGAAGCTGCTGGAAAAAACCTGTTAGGCTTCTCGTCAGTTGCTAGTACAACACCTATAGAGCTCCTCAGGTTTTTAGAT CGAGTAGAAGGACTTTTATCTGAGGTTGGGCAGGCACCTTCCAGGTGGATAAAAGACACACTTGAACCCACAATGAAAGCATTAGTTTCTCATCAGCTGTTAAAGCATTCTGATTTTTATGTGAGAGTGGCAGTTGCATCTTGTATGA GACGTTTTCAATCTGATAGTATTGGTACTTGGCCTTTGTCTAGCGAAGATGCCCGCAGGTACGACAAGGGCCTTCGTATTCTTAGCAATATGACAAATGTGAGAGCAGCAGTGCTGTTGGTGGACAATTTGATTCCCAAGATGTTCAGGGTGTTCCTGAATTCCATTAG ATATTAG